In Raphanus sativus cultivar WK10039 chromosome 5, ASM80110v3, whole genome shotgun sequence, the following proteins share a genomic window:
- the LOC108862678 gene encoding uncharacterized protein At3g06530 isoform X2, translated as MSSSLSSQLQAIKSIVQADTEPTKRPYTRPSILFSPKEAADLDIESIHELGLKGLEVLGNKDERFKNFANDLFSHKSREIDRELLSKEENAKIDASISSYLRLLSGYLQFRASLETLEYLIRRYKVHIYNVEDVVLCAFPYHDTHAFVRIVQLITTGNTKWKFLDGVKNSGAPPPRSVIVQQCIRDMNVLEALCDYGSRTKKYQPSKPVVSFSTAVVVEVLGSVAKVDGDVVKQILPFVDSGVQSAVKGCLDQQAGALMVVGMLATKATLNENLIKRFMRSIIDIAREHAKESSDPHWLRLSFMALINLVQLQSVDLIPKKALDLLKEIRDISGVLLGLSKEFNIKRFLAVLLDSLLLYSSSDDQCLETLVSIIDNVPVDNLVDHMISKVFSTCMTQYQKNKSDPTSSTSGCWAKKILAVVSKKYSVELRAAVQKFMEDTKGQSKKDDLKLEMLSRMLDGNSDMSLPFVDSKLWFRLHHPKAAVRCAALSSLNGDLKSDRSKVENLTTIQDAIVRQLWDDDLAVVQAALSLDQLPSIVTSSSLLDALLHVVKRCVGILITGVSQNVQLATDVVALSFKIAVSSFRNQADSTEKVASAMFPFFLIHPKTWNLNLHVLTLVKDVNWPLFKNLVVDDEMKKLPDIMSGNISSISMDIINSLGEALSVEPDERRIELVERACNFKLSEVLESCSNIKLTEQERNKLQKGLLIRESVSALNMNIVDQLAEAFMMHPGEVIQWLTASCQDAPLSKTLFFVLLMQSLHKMNSSSDPSQFLDVFDLCFPVLKTEWEELDFAVDLSLKELSKSSCREVLYQLCDTSDFTALNSKLLLCLFWKLVESFIKLEPAHVSSVFSGRLYSGLEDLFFFFATTRSQHVFEKHLHYRVREAQVCPVLFLTRLLSREDAPPMVQIESLKCFSYLCSSGNSEWLIQIFSSFPVLLVAMSSDNQDVKVAAMNCLEALFNLWCRVDSSKKNGSAAIYGSSFDELLEMIIQQRRLILSDKKFLSSYLTSLLSSTPKDLLVPVDLQKRFDQSTKESILSFILLCAQELPAYGKLRVLSLLKGLGILLMRDENVKSLSQLLDKRSQYYVELDKTSPPISDTEVDLLCLLLECSMMRSSSFKGQSLDDHILNALKMDCVDSEHPAIISPLITILEKLNNQYYTELNTEVQIRFVNKLVFMFRSTNGRIQNAAKEAVLRLKISCSTVVHTLDHITKQDNHVIDSLSKKKKQKKNSQSCLEEDVNGGELLRGEKALFFIASVLDMLLLKKDLAHRESLVGPLFKLLGRSMSNEWVNIASSAEETSVQPLQDVREITHASISSIQQTVLLLLKDIFDSPNMNSLKADTTIEINVKMLVEFAQSSNDGVIRNYVFSLFTSIVNIVPDRVLDHIISILTLVGESTVTQIDSHSKSIFEEFISSVIPFWLSKTKSEEKLLEIFVKVLPDIVEHRRRSIVAYLLRVIGEQTGLPSLLVLLFQSLISRKDPAWLSNVQNSESFISDVKREWEYAFAVEICEQYTSSTWLSSLVMLLQTISKDSSSKECFFQMRLVLEFIFQKLQDPEFTFAVSLEPRNNVSVGIQQKLQELMEGCILLLQAVDSTKEKDVTSAVRKEIRMRVNDVLMTVTGVMDLSIYFRVVTSLLQQHSDSNGTRKVLGLISTRAKDSSTSKLKHKRRLPNQKRGNPWLNLDEAAVEAFGKMCEEIVNVIIETDDESGVPAKRAAISTLEVLASRLPSGHPIFSKCLASVAEGISSKNLGVSSSCLRTTGALINVLGPKALVELPRIMKNLVQQSREVSSASTTGNAAAEEQLVMLSVLVTLEAVIDKLGGFLNPHLGDIIRLMVLHPEYVSDFDKNLKSKANAIRRLLTEKIPVRLTLQPLLRIYDEAVSCGDASLVIAFDMLENLVAKMDRASIVCNHAKIFDQCLVALDIRRQNPATIQNVDVAEKSVINATVTLTKKLTESEFKPLFIRSIDWAESDIVDGSGNENKSVDRSISFYGLVNRLCESHLSIFVPYFKFMLDSIVSHLTSAGASVSTRKKKKAKLQESDDAIPPKSWHLRALVLSSLKNCFLHDTGSLKFLDANNFQVLLKPIVSQLVVEPPSGLKEHPHVPTVEEVDELLVSCIGQLAVASGSDLLWKPLNHEVLMQTRSEKLRARMLSLRSVKQMMDNLKEEYLVLLAETIPFLGELLEDVDLSVKSLSQDIITQLEKMSGEDLAQLL; from the exons ATGAGTTCCTCGTTATCCTCACAGTTACAAGCCATCAAGTCAATTGTACAAGCCGATACAGAGCCAACAAAGAGACCATACACACGCCCTTCGATCCTCTTCAGTCCCAAAGAAGCAGCAGATTTAGATATCGAGTCAATCCACGAACTCGGACTCAAAG GTCTCGAAGTGCTTGGAAACAAAGACGAGAGGTTTAAGAACTTCGCGAACGATCTGTTTAGTCATAAGAGTAGAGAGATCGATAGAGAGTTGCTTAGTAAAGAAGAAAATGCTAAGATTGATGCTTCGATTAGTTCGTATCTACGGTTGCTCTCTGGCTATCTTCAGTTTCGTGCTTCCTTGGAGACTCTTGAGTATCTCATACGAAGATACAA GGTTCATATATACAATGTAGAAGATGTGGTGTTGTGTGCTTTTCCGTATCACGATACACATGCTTTTGTTCGTATTGTTCAGCTGATTACCACTGG AAACACCAAGTGGAAGTTTCTGGACGGTGTGAAGAATTCAGGTGCTCCACCTCCTAGATCTGTTATCGTTCAGCAGTGTATACGTGATATGAATGTCTTGGAGGCCTTGTGTGACTAT GGATCTCGGACTAAGAAGTATCAGCCTTCGAAACCGGTGGTCAGCTTCTCCACGGCTGTTGTCGTCGAGGTTTTAGGTTCCGTGGCCAAGGTTGATGGAGATGTTGTAAAGCAGATTTTACCATTTGTCGACTCTGGTGTTCAGTCCGCTGTGAAAGGATGTTTAGATCAGCAG gcTGGTGCGTTAATGGTTGTTGGCATGTTGGCTACCAAAGCCACACTAAATGAGAACCTTATCAAACGCTTTATGAGGTCAATCATCGACATTGCTCGTGAACATGCCAAAGAATCCTCTGATCCTCATTGGCTTCGATTGTCATTTATGGCATTGATTAATTTGGTTCAG TTACAGTCTGTTGACTTGATCCCAAAGAAAGCTTTGGACCTTTTAAAGGAAATAAG GGATATTTCTGGTGTTCTTCTAGGCTTGTCCAAAGAATTCAACATCAAGAGGTTCCTTGCAGTGTTACTggattctcttcttctttacaG TTCGTCTGATGATCAATGTCTGGAAACGCTAGTTTCGATAATTGATAATGTTCCAGTAGACAACTTGGTTGATCATATGATCTCCAAGGTTTTCTCTACTTGTATGACACAATACCAGAAGAACAAAAGTGACCCTACATCTTCTACATCTG GGTGCTGGGCCAAGAAAATTCTTGCTGTTGTTAGTAAGAAGTATTCTGTTGAATTACGTGCGGCAGTACAGAAATTTATGGAG GATACTAAAGGTCAGTCGAAGAAAGATGATTTGAAGCTGGAGATGTTGTCTCGAATGCTGGACGGGAATTCAGACATGTCCCTGCCGTTCGTGGATTCAAAATTGTGGTTCCGGCTCCACCATCCCAAG GCTGCTGTACGTTGTGCTGCGCTTTCGAGTTTAAACGGTGATCTCAAGAGTGATAGATCTAAGGTAGAG AACCTCACCACTATTCAGGATGCTATAGTGCGCCAGCTTTGGGATGATGACCTGGCTGTTGTTCAAGCCGCCCTGTCTCTTGATCAGTTGCCCAGTATTGTAACCTCTTCTAGTCTCCTGGATGCTTTACTTCATGTGGTGAAACGGTGTGTTGGGATTCTCATAACAG GAGTTTCACAAAATGTTCAACTTGCAACAGATGTCGTTGCTCTGTCCTTTAAAATTGCTGTCTCAAGTTTCCGTAATCAAGCAGACTCTACCGAGAAAGTCGCCTCTGCAATGTTTCCATTTTTCTTAATTCATCCTAAG ACTTGGAATTTAAACCTACATGTGCTGACATTGGTGAAGGATGTTAACTGGCCACTTTTCAAGAATCTTGTTGTTGATGACGAAATG AAGAAGCTCCCAGATATCATGTCTGGAAACATATCCTCTATAAGCATGGATATTATCAATAGTTTGGGGGAGGCACTTTCGGTGGAACCTGATGAGCGTAGGATTGAGCTAGTTGAGAGGGCTTGCAACTTCAAGCTCTCTGAAGTTTTGGAATCATGCAGCAATATCAAATTGACAGAACAGGAACGCAACAAGTTGCAG AAGGGACTGTTGATCCGCGAAAGTGTGTCCGCATTGAACATGAATATCGTTGACCAGCTGGCTGAAGCCTTTATGATGCACCCTGGTGAAGTTATTCAGTGGCTTACTGCCAGTTGCCAAGATGCACCGTTGTCAAAGAcgctgttttttgttttgttgatgcAGTCATTACACAAGATGAATTCTTCATCTG atcCGAGTCAATTTTTGGATGTTTTCGACCTTTGCTTTCCTGTTTTGAAGACCGAGTGGGAAGAACTTGATTTTGCAGTTGATCTTTCTTTGAAAGAG CTGTCCAAAAGCAGCTGCCGGGAAGTCTTATATCAACTTTGTGACACCTCTGATTTTACTGCACTGAATTCAAAGCTTCTGCTCTGCTTGTTTTGGAAGTTGGTCGAGTCATTCATTAAACTTGAACCGGCCCATGTCTCTTCG GTTTTTAGCGGAAGGTTGTATAGCGGGCTTGaagatttgtttttcttttttgcaacAACCCGATCACAGCATGTTTTCGAGAAACACCTCCACTACCGTGTGAGAGAAGCCCAAGTCTGTCCCGTTTTGTTTCTCACTAGACTCTTATCACGAGAAG ATGCTCCTCCTATGGTCCAAATTGAAAGTCTAAAATGCTTCTCGTATCTTTGCTCCAGTGGGAATAGTGAATGGTTGATCCAGATATTCTCTAGTTTTCCAGTACTTTTGGTTGCCATGTCGAGTGATAATCAG GATGTTAAAGTAGCTGCCATGAATTGCTTAGAGGCGCTCTTCAACCTATGGTGCCGTGTTGACTCTAGCAAGAAAAATG GGAGTGCTGCAATCTATGGTAGTTCCTTTGATGAACTTTTGGAAATGATCATTCAACAAAGGAGGCTTATATTGTCGGACAAAAAGTTTCTCTCATCCTACTTAACATCGTTACTCAGTTCAACCCCTAAGGACTTGCTAGTGCCAGTTGACCTGCAAAAGAG GTTTGATCAATCTACAAAAGAAAGCATTCTTTCGTTCATCTTATTGTGTGCACAAGAACTTCCTGCTTATGGGAAG CTAAGAGTTCTCTCACTGCTAAAAGGTCTGGGCATCTTGCTTATGCGTGATGAAAATGTTAAGTCATTATCTCAACTTCTAGATAAACGTAGTCAGTACTACGTTGAACTGGACAAAACTTCCCCACCAATATCAGACACTGAGGTTGACTTATTGTGCCTTCTCCTAGAG TGCTCCATGATGCGTTCATCGTCGTTTAAAGGGCAGTCTCTTGATGATCACATACTAAACGCATTGAAA ATGGATTGTGTGGATTCAGAACATCCTGCGATTATCTCTCCACTTATTACTATATTGGAGAAGTTAAACAATCAATATTATACTGAACTGAACACCGAGGTTCAG ATTCGTTTCGTCAACAAGCTAGTGTTTATGTTTCGAAGTACAAATGGCAGAATACAAAATGCTGCTAAAGAAGCTGTCTTACGCCTGAAG ATTTCTTGTTCGACGGTGGTCCATACACTCGATCATATCACTAAGCAGGATAATCATGTTATTGATTCtttgagcaagaagaagaaacagaagaaaaattCACAGTCCTGCCTAGAAGAGGACGTAAATGGTGGGGAACTTCTAAGAGGAGAAAAGGCTCTCTTTTTCATTGCCTCGGTACTTGACATGCTGCTTCTAAAGAAAGATCTAGCCCACAG GGAGTCCCTTGTAGGGCCTTTGTTCAAGCTCCTAGGACGATCTATGTCTAATGAATGGGTCAATATTGCTTCGTCAGCTGAAGAAACCTCAGTCCAACCTCTCCAGGATGTCCGTGAAATAACTCATGCATCTATTTCGTCCATCCAGCAGACAGTGCTCTTACTCCTGAAAGATATTTTTGATTCTCCGAATATGAATTCTTTGAAg GCTGACACAACAATTGAAATCAATGTCAAAATGCTTGTTGAGTTTGCCCAGTCCTCAAATGATGGAGTCATACGGAATTATGTCTTCTCCCTATTCACTTCAATAGTTAATATTGTCCCAGATAGAGTTTTGGACCATATTATCAGCATACTTACGCTTGTTGGCGAATCAACAGTGACACAG atTGATAGCCACTCGAAGTCGATCTTTGAGGAGTTTATTTCATCAGTTATTCCATTTTGGCTGTCTAAGACTAAGAGTGAGGAGAAGTTGCTGGAG ATTTTTGTTAAAGTGTTGCCTGATATTGTTGAGCATAGAAGGCGTTCCATTGTAGCTTACCTGCTGAG AGTTATTGGTGAACAAACTGGTTTGCCTTCTTTACTTGTCCTTTTGTTCCAGTCTCTGATTTCAAGGAAAGACCCAGCTTGGCTTAGTAATGTCCAGAACTCGGAAAGTTTTATATCCGATGTTAAGAGGGAGTGGGAGTATGCTTTTGCCGTGGAAATATGCGAACAATATACGTCTTCGACATGGCTCTCTTCCCTGGTCATGCTTCTTCAGACTATCAGCAAAGACAGTTCTAGTAAAGAATGTTTCTTTCAGATGCGGCTTGTCTTAGAATTTATATTCCAGAAATTGCAAGACCCAGAGTTTACGTTTGCAGTGTCACTTGAACCAAGAAATAATGTTTCAGTTGGCATTCAG CAAAAACTACAGGAGCTTATGGAGGGTTGTATACTTCTTCTGCAAGCTGTTGATTCCACAAAGGAGAAAGATGTGACTTCTGCGGTTAGAAAGGAAATAAGAATGCGTGTAAATGATGTCTTGATGACTGTCACGGGAGTTATGGACCTGTCTATATATTTCAGAGTTGTTACTAGCTTGCTTCAACAGCATTCAGATAGTAATGGAACTAGAAAG GTACTTGGGCTTATAAGTACTAGAGCTAAGGACTCCTCTACATCTAAACTGAAACACAAGAGAAGGCTCCCCAATCAGAAAAGAGGAAATCCTTGGTTGAACCTGGATGAGGCTGCTGTTGAAGCTTTCGGGAAGATGTGTGAGGAAATCGTCAATGTAATTATTGAGACAGATGATGAGTCGGGTGTTCCAGCTAAACGAGCTGCCATTTCTACACTGGAAGTTTTGGCTAGCAGGCTTCCCTCTGGTCATCCGATCTTCAGCAAGTGTCTTGCATCTGTTGCAGAAGGCATCAGCTCAAAGAATCTGGGAGTTTCTTCAAGCTGCCTTCGTACAACTGGTGCATTGATCAATGTTCTTGGACCAAAGGCGCTCGTTGAACTTCCACGAATAATGAAAAATTTGGTACAACAATCTCGCGAAGTGTCATCTGCATCAACAACTGGAAACGCAGCAGCGGAGGAACAGTTGGTGATGCTGTCTGTTCTAGTCACTTTGGAAGCAGTGATTGATAAACTTGGAGGTTTCCTGAATCCTCATCTTGGGGATATCATTAGACTCATGGTTCTGCATCCTGAATATGTTTCTGACTTCGACAAGAATCTCAAGTCCAAAGCCAATGCCATTAGGAGACTCCTTACTGAAAAAATACCA GTTCGCCTCACTCTGCAACCTCTTCTGCGAATATACGATGAGGCTGTTTCTTGTGGCGACGCAAGTTTGGTGATTGCTTTTGACATGCTAGAAAACCTGGTTGCAAAAATGGATAGAGCATCTATTGTTTGCAACCATGCAAAGATTTTCGACCAATGCTTAGTTGCCCTAGATATTAGACGCCAAAATCCAGCAACGATTCAGAATGTTGATGTTGCGGAGAAAAGTGTAATCAATGCGACGGTTACACTCACAAAGAAGCTAACTGAGTCTGAGTTTAAACCCCTCTTTATAAGAAGTATTGATTGGGCAGAGTCGGATATTGTAGATGGATCTGGGAATGAGAATAAGAGCGTCGACAGATCTATCTCTTTCTATGGTCTAGTGAATAGACTCTGTGAGAGTCACTT GTCGATCTTTGTACCATATTTCAAGTTCATGCTTGACAGTATTGTATCGCATCTCACCAGTGCTGGAGCATCAGTATCAacaaggaagaaaaagaaagccAAACTTCAAGAATCAGATGACGCTATACCACCAAAAAGCTGGCATCTTAGGGCGTTGGTGCTTTCTTCTTTGAAGAACTGCTTTTTGCATGATACTGGAAGTTTGAAGTTCCTCGACGCAAACAACTTCCAG GTGCTACTGAAGCCTATAGTATCTCAGCTTGTTGTTGAACCGCCATCTGGTTTAAAGGAACATCCACATGTACCAACTGTAGAAGAGGTTGATGAGTTGTTGGTTTCATGCATTGGTCAATTGGCAGTAGCCTCTGGCTCTGATCTTCTCTGGAAACCGCTGAACCACGAG GTGCTAATGCAAACAAGGAGTGAGAAGTTGCGTGCGAGGATGTTGAGTTTGAGGAGCGTGAAACAGATGATGGATAATCTGAAAGAAGAGTATCTAGTCTTGCTAGCTGAGACCATTCCATTCTTAGGTGAACTGCTGGAAGACGTTGATCTGTCTGTCAAGTCTCTGTCTCAAGATATCATCACTCAGTTGGAAAAGATGAGCGGTGAAGATCTGGCGCAACTCCTCTGA